A window of Zingiber officinale cultivar Zhangliang chromosome 5A, Zo_v1.1, whole genome shotgun sequence contains these coding sequences:
- the LOC121980957 gene encoding BTB/POZ domain-containing protein NPY4-like isoform X1, producing MKYMKLGSKPDAFQADGNNIRFVASELAADIVINVGDVKFYLHKFPLLSKSLRLQKLVAATNEDSNDEIDIPDIPGGPAALEVCAKFCYGMIVTLNAYNVVAARCAAEYLEMHETVEKGNLIYKIEVFLSSSILRSWKDSIIVLQTTKSLLPWAEDLKVINHCLDSIASKASMDHSEVDWSYTYNKKKLPSENGLDPHWNGVRKQMSVPKDWWVEDLCDLEMDLYKRVIVAINTKGKVSNDVIGEALKAYAYRRLPGFSKGSLMFGNDPTKTRTILESVIWLLPTEPGSVSCSFLFKILRAASILECSEIYRKELIKRIGQQLQEASVADILVPATMGEAIYDVDLVVSVVEEFVMLDRDTVRNSPVSSEELVEVRSPVFVPASSKIAVAKLIDEYLAEVAKDPNLPLSKFVELADMVSVASRPVHDGLYRAIDMYLKEHPSLTKSEKKKICGLMDCRKLSTDACIHAVQNERLPLRVVVQVLFFEQMRASAATSGSAPEGPSNVKAVFLRENGGSYGSSRSAVTTNTEEDWDGVLTTGDLKSTSLAGRGGGSQRSTSGGNVNKQSDDKSNGKVKGILMPKKMLSKLWSGKGQGCDNSSSDMSESPSPDSINQEDCKSTHSRNTRHSVS from the exons ATGAAGTACATGAAACTTGGATCGAAGCCTGATGCATTCCAGGCTGATGGCAACAACATCAG GTTTGTTGCATCCGAGCTGGCGGCTGACATTGTTATTAATGTAGGAGATGTGAAGTTTTATTTGCACAAG TTCCCTCTTTTATCCAAAAGCCTTCGCTTGCAAAAGTTGGTGGCAGCTACAAATGAGGACAGTAACGATGAAATTGACATTCCTGATATACCAGGAGGACCTGCTGCTTTAGAAGTTTGTGCTAAATTTTGTTATGGCATGATTGTCACCCTCAATGCATACAATGTTGTTGCAGCTCGATGTGCAGCTGAATATTTAGAAATGCATGAAACAGTTGAAAAAGGGAATCTCATCTACAAAATTGAAGTCTTCTTGAGTTCCAGTATTTTACGCTCATGGAAGGACTCGATCATAGTCCTTCAAACCACAAAGTCTCTACTACCTTGGGCCGAGGATCTAAAGGTGATCAATCATTGCCTTGATTCCATTGCTTCCAAGGCGTCCATGGATCATTCTGAAGTTGATTGGTCCTACACCTACAATAAGAAGAAACTTCCATCTGAAAATGGTCTCGATCCCCATTGGAATGGTGTTAGGAAACAAATGTCTGTGCCAAAAGATTGGTGGGTTGAGGATCTATGTGATTTAGAAATGGATTTATATAAGCGGGTTATAGTCGCCATCAATACTAAGGGTAAAGTGTCGAATGATGTGATTGGAGAAGCTCTAAAAGCATATGCATACAGGAGGCTTCCAGGTTTTTCCAAAGGCTCTCTTATGTTTGGAAATGATCCAACGAAAACAAGGACAATACTGGAGAGTGTCATTTGGTTATTGCCAACTGAGCCAGGATCAGTTTCATGCAGTTTCCTGTTTAAGATATTAAGAGCTGCAAGCATATTGGAATGTAGCGAAATATATAGGAAagagttaatcaagagaattGGACAACAGTTGCAGGAAGCATCTGTAGCTGACATTTTGGTACCTGCTACAATGGGAGAGGCCATATATGATGTTGACTTAGTTGTAAGTGTTGTTGAAGAGTTTGTAATGCTGGACAGGGACACTGTTAGAAACAGCCCAGTCAGCTCTGAGGAACTGGTGGAGGTTAGGAGCCCCGTCTTTGTTCCAGCAAGTTCGAAAATCGCTGTTGCGAAGTTGATTGATGAGTACCTTGCAGAAGTTGCTAAAGACCCAAACTTACCTCTTTCCAAGTTTGTTGAACTTGCTGACATGGTGTCAGTTGCCTCAAGGCCAGTCCATGATGGACTTTATCGTGCCATCGACATGTACCTGAAG GAACATCCAAGCCTAACCAAGAGTGAAAAGAAGAAAATATGTGGTCTAATGGACTGTAGAAAGTTGTCAACGGATGCTTGCATACATGCCGTGCAGAACGAGCGTCTTCCTCTCCGTGTGGTGGTCCAAGTTCTCTTCTTCGAGCAGATGAGAGCTTCTGCAGCAACCAGTGGAAGCGCACCTGAAGGCCCTAGCAATGTCAAGGCAGTGTTCCTTCGAGAAAATGGTGGCTCCTATGGCAGCTCAAGATCAGCCGTCACAACCAACACTGAGGAAGATTGGGATGGCGTTCTGACAACAGGAGATCTCAAGTCCACGAGTTTGGCTGGCAGAGGTGGAGGTAGTCAGAGAAGTACAAGCGGTGGCAATGTCAATAAACAGAGTGACGACAAATCCAATGGCAAAGTTAAGGGAATTCTGATGCCGAAGAAAATGCTCAGCAAGCTGTGGTCAGGCAAAGGTCAAGGTTGTGACAATAGCAGCTCAGACATGTCTGAGAGCCCGAGCCCAGATTCCATTAATCAAGAAGACTGCAAGTCCACACATTCAAGGAACACGAGACATTCAGTCTCGTAG
- the LOC121980957 gene encoding BTB/POZ domain-containing protein NPY2-like isoform X2, whose product MIVTLNAYNVVAARCAAEYLEMHETVEKGNLIYKIEVFLSSSILRSWKDSIIVLQTTKSLLPWAEDLKVINHCLDSIASKASMDHSEVDWSYTYNKKKLPSENGLDPHWNGVRKQMSVPKDWWVEDLCDLEMDLYKRVIVAINTKGKVSNDVIGEALKAYAYRRLPGFSKGSLMFGNDPTKTRTILESVIWLLPTEPGSVSCSFLFKILRAASILECSEIYRKELIKRIGQQLQEASVADILVPATMGEAIYDVDLVVSVVEEFVMLDRDTVRNSPVSSEELVEVRSPVFVPASSKIAVAKLIDEYLAEVAKDPNLPLSKFVELADMVSVASRPVHDGLYRAIDMYLKEHPSLTKSEKKKICGLMDCRKLSTDACIHAVQNERLPLRVVVQVLFFEQMRASAATSGSAPEGPSNVKAVFLRENGGSYGSSRSAVTTNTEEDWDGVLTTGDLKSTSLAGRGGGSQRSTSGGNVNKQSDDKSNGKVKGILMPKKMLSKLWSGKGQGCDNSSSDMSESPSPDSINQEDCKSTHSRNTRHSVS is encoded by the exons ATGATTGTCACCCTCAATGCATACAATGTTGTTGCAGCTCGATGTGCAGCTGAATATTTAGAAATGCATGAAACAGTTGAAAAAGGGAATCTCATCTACAAAATTGAAGTCTTCTTGAGTTCCAGTATTTTACGCTCATGGAAGGACTCGATCATAGTCCTTCAAACCACAAAGTCTCTACTACCTTGGGCCGAGGATCTAAAGGTGATCAATCATTGCCTTGATTCCATTGCTTCCAAGGCGTCCATGGATCATTCTGAAGTTGATTGGTCCTACACCTACAATAAGAAGAAACTTCCATCTGAAAATGGTCTCGATCCCCATTGGAATGGTGTTAGGAAACAAATGTCTGTGCCAAAAGATTGGTGGGTTGAGGATCTATGTGATTTAGAAATGGATTTATATAAGCGGGTTATAGTCGCCATCAATACTAAGGGTAAAGTGTCGAATGATGTGATTGGAGAAGCTCTAAAAGCATATGCATACAGGAGGCTTCCAGGTTTTTCCAAAGGCTCTCTTATGTTTGGAAATGATCCAACGAAAACAAGGACAATACTGGAGAGTGTCATTTGGTTATTGCCAACTGAGCCAGGATCAGTTTCATGCAGTTTCCTGTTTAAGATATTAAGAGCTGCAAGCATATTGGAATGTAGCGAAATATATAGGAAagagttaatcaagagaattGGACAACAGTTGCAGGAAGCATCTGTAGCTGACATTTTGGTACCTGCTACAATGGGAGAGGCCATATATGATGTTGACTTAGTTGTAAGTGTTGTTGAAGAGTTTGTAATGCTGGACAGGGACACTGTTAGAAACAGCCCAGTCAGCTCTGAGGAACTGGTGGAGGTTAGGAGCCCCGTCTTTGTTCCAGCAAGTTCGAAAATCGCTGTTGCGAAGTTGATTGATGAGTACCTTGCAGAAGTTGCTAAAGACCCAAACTTACCTCTTTCCAAGTTTGTTGAACTTGCTGACATGGTGTCAGTTGCCTCAAGGCCAGTCCATGATGGACTTTATCGTGCCATCGACATGTACCTGAAG GAACATCCAAGCCTAACCAAGAGTGAAAAGAAGAAAATATGTGGTCTAATGGACTGTAGAAAGTTGTCAACGGATGCTTGCATACATGCCGTGCAGAACGAGCGTCTTCCTCTCCGTGTGGTGGTCCAAGTTCTCTTCTTCGAGCAGATGAGAGCTTCTGCAGCAACCAGTGGAAGCGCACCTGAAGGCCCTAGCAATGTCAAGGCAGTGTTCCTTCGAGAAAATGGTGGCTCCTATGGCAGCTCAAGATCAGCCGTCACAACCAACACTGAGGAAGATTGGGATGGCGTTCTGACAACAGGAGATCTCAAGTCCACGAGTTTGGCTGGCAGAGGTGGAGGTAGTCAGAGAAGTACAAGCGGTGGCAATGTCAATAAACAGAGTGACGACAAATCCAATGGCAAAGTTAAGGGAATTCTGATGCCGAAGAAAATGCTCAGCAAGCTGTGGTCAGGCAAAGGTCAAGGTTGTGACAATAGCAGCTCAGACATGTCTGAGAGCCCGAGCCCAGATTCCATTAATCAAGAAGACTGCAAGTCCACACATTCAAGGAACACGAGACATTCAGTCTCGTAG